The Scatophagus argus isolate fScaArg1 chromosome 20, fScaArg1.pri, whole genome shotgun sequence genome window below encodes:
- the pdlim5b gene encoding PDZ and LIM domain protein 5b isoform X5 has product MSSSYSVSLAGPAPWGFRLQGGKDFCLPLTISRLTDGGKAAKAKMCVGDIILSINGISTDSMNHLEAQNKIKACTDHLSLTLQRPSSAPEDGVPKEEEETDTKKPDVEPGNHASPLSDASKKRLIEDTEDWHPRTGTSQSRSFRILAQLTGTENEQAPETSGKNEAVDKTTPTVHTLPSAKTYSKSAAAPKNGNVSSASTFKSPAAQNKPSFQPGGPSGFPKGGAVPSFGKVANPAPKGPDRPTPQPHPQDLNSLVQRAEHIPAGTRTPVCNKCNNVIRGPFLVAMGMSWHPEEFTCAHCHSSLADHGFVEERGQVYCERCYEQFLAPTCARCQQKILGEVMNALKQTWHVSCFICVACQQPIRGNMFHMEDGQPYCEKDYYNLFGTNCHGCDFPIEAGDKFLEALGFTWHDTCFVCAVCSTNLEGQPFFSKKDKPLCKKHAHTVNV; this is encoded by the exons ctcactgatggGGGCAAGGCGGCCAAAGCCAAGATGTGTGTTGGAGACATCATTCTGTCCATCAATGGCATTTCCACAGACAGCATGAATCACCTAGAGGCCCAGAACAAGATTAAGGCCTGCACAGACCATCTCAGCCTCACTCTACAGAG ACCCTCCAGTGCCCCCGAAGATGGAGTACCTAAG gaggaagaagagacagacacCAA GAAACCTGACGTGGAGCCTGGAAATCATGCATCCCCACTGAGCGATGCCAGCAAGAAGCGCCTGATCGAGGACACGGAGGACTGGCACCCACGAACCGGCACCTCCCAGTCCCGCTCTTTCCGGATTCTGGCCCAGCTCACTGGCACTGAAAATG agCAAGCTCCAGAGACCAGTGGAAAGAA TGAGGCAGTTGACAAAACTACTCCCACCGTGCACACCTTGCCTTCTGCAAAAACATACTCCAAATCCGCTGCAGCACCCAAGAATGGCAACGTCAGCTCTGCTTCCACATTCAAGAGTCCAGCAGCCCAGAACAAGCCTTCCTTCCAGCCTGGAGGTCCATCAG GTTTCCCAAAGGGAGGAGCAGTGCCTTCCTTTGGCAAAGTTGCCAACCCTGCTCCCAAAGGTCCAGACCGCCCCACTCCACAGCCACATCCACAGGACCTCAACTCTCTGGTGCAGCGTGCTGAGCACATCCCAGCTGGCACACGCACTCCAGTGTGCAACAAGTGCAACAATGTCATCAG GGGCCCATTCCTTGTAGCCATGGGCATGTCATGGCATCCTGAGGAATTCACCTGTGCTCACTGCCACTCCTCCCTGGCAGACCATGGATTTGTGGAGGAGAGGGGCCAGGTGTACTGTGAACGTTGCTATGAGCAGTTCCTCGCTCCCACCTGCGCCCGCTGCCAGCAGAAGATTCTGGGA GAGGTGATGAATGCCCTGAAACAGACCTGGCACGTGTCCTGTTTCATCTGTGTTGCCTgccaacagccaatcagaggcaacATGTTTCACATGGAGGATGGACAGCCGTACTGTGAAAAAG ATTACTACAACCTGTTTGGGACCAACTGCCATGGGTGTGATTTCCCCATTGAGGCTGGGGACAAGTTCCTGGAGGCTCTAGGATTCACCTGGCATGAcacctgctttgtgtgtgcg GTCTGCTCTACTAATCTGGAAGGTCAGCCGTTCTTCTCCAAAAAAGACAAGCCTCTCTGCAAGAAACATGCCCACACTGTCAACGTGTGA
- the pdlim5b gene encoding PDZ and LIM domain protein 5b isoform X1, whose protein sequence is MSSSYSVSLAGPAPWGFRLQGGKDFCLPLTISRLTDGGKAAKAKMCVGDIILSINGISTDSMNHLEAQNKIKACTDHLSLTLQRPSSAPEDGVPKDEPQEIIKPVPITHPAPSTTYTKPSTQPSPAYNKTARPFGGGSVVVTASASPDAPKVATIPSASSAFTPAAPSQPPQPPFPLRSSPAAPDSAPANSVPRPSPSRSAINTPYASSSSSNSSSPARVTAPSSHPNVPQPSVYNTPINLYSNTNACEVAMGQRRGLLESQGLSEHFNGKPDVEPGNHASPLSDASKKRLIEDTEDWHPRTGTSQSRSFRILAQLTGTENEQAPETSGKNEAVDKTTPTVHTLPSAKTYSKSAAAPKNGNVSSASTFKSPAAQNKPSFQPGGPSGFPKGGAVPSFGKVANPAPKGPDRPTPQPHPQDLNSLVQRAEHIPAGTRTPVCNKCNNVIRGPFLVAMGMSWHPEEFTCAHCHSSLADHGFVEERGQVYCERCYEQFLAPTCARCQQKILGEVMNALKQTWHVSCFICVACQQPIRGNMFHMEDGQPYCEKDYYNLFGTNCHGCDFPIEAGDKFLEALGFTWHDTCFVCAVCSTNLEGQPFFSKKDKPLCKKHAHTVNV, encoded by the exons ctcactgatggGGGCAAGGCGGCCAAAGCCAAGATGTGTGTTGGAGACATCATTCTGTCCATCAATGGCATTTCCACAGACAGCATGAATCACCTAGAGGCCCAGAACAAGATTAAGGCCTGCACAGACCATCTCAGCCTCACTCTACAGAG ACCCTCCAGTGCCCCCGAAGATGGAGTACCTAAG GATGAACCTCAAGAAATCATTAAGCCTGTCCCTATCACTCACCCTGCCCCAAGCACCACATACACCAAGCCATCGACTCAGCCCAGTCCCGCGTACAACAAGACTGCCCGGCCTTTTGGCGGTGGCAGCGTTGTGGTCACTGCTTCTGCCTCCCCGGATGCCCCCAAAGTAGCCACCATTCCCTCCGCATCGTCTGCTTTCACGCCAGCTGCCCCATCTCAGCCGCCACAGCCTCCCTTTCCGCTGAGGTCAAGCCCTGCTGCCCCAGACTCAGCTCCAGCAAACTCCGTTCCCAGGCCCAGCCCTAGTCGCTCCGCCATCAACACCCCTTACgcatcttcctcctcatctaactcctcctctccagccaGAGTGACAGCCCCCTCCTCCCATCCTAATGTCCCACAGCCCTCCGTCTATAACACACCTATCAACCTCTACTCCAACACCAATGCTTGTGAGGTGGCTATGGGACAGAGACGAGGTCTTTTGGAGAGCCAGGGCTTGTCAGAGCACTTCAATGG GAAACCTGACGTGGAGCCTGGAAATCATGCATCCCCACTGAGCGATGCCAGCAAGAAGCGCCTGATCGAGGACACGGAGGACTGGCACCCACGAACCGGCACCTCCCAGTCCCGCTCTTTCCGGATTCTGGCCCAGCTCACTGGCACTGAAAATG agCAAGCTCCAGAGACCAGTGGAAAGAA TGAGGCAGTTGACAAAACTACTCCCACCGTGCACACCTTGCCTTCTGCAAAAACATACTCCAAATCCGCTGCAGCACCCAAGAATGGCAACGTCAGCTCTGCTTCCACATTCAAGAGTCCAGCAGCCCAGAACAAGCCTTCCTTCCAGCCTGGAGGTCCATCAG GTTTCCCAAAGGGAGGAGCAGTGCCTTCCTTTGGCAAAGTTGCCAACCCTGCTCCCAAAGGTCCAGACCGCCCCACTCCACAGCCACATCCACAGGACCTCAACTCTCTGGTGCAGCGTGCTGAGCACATCCCAGCTGGCACACGCACTCCAGTGTGCAACAAGTGCAACAATGTCATCAG GGGCCCATTCCTTGTAGCCATGGGCATGTCATGGCATCCTGAGGAATTCACCTGTGCTCACTGCCACTCCTCCCTGGCAGACCATGGATTTGTGGAGGAGAGGGGCCAGGTGTACTGTGAACGTTGCTATGAGCAGTTCCTCGCTCCCACCTGCGCCCGCTGCCAGCAGAAGATTCTGGGA GAGGTGATGAATGCCCTGAAACAGACCTGGCACGTGTCCTGTTTCATCTGTGTTGCCTgccaacagccaatcagaggcaacATGTTTCACATGGAGGATGGACAGCCGTACTGTGAAAAAG ATTACTACAACCTGTTTGGGACCAACTGCCATGGGTGTGATTTCCCCATTGAGGCTGGGGACAAGTTCCTGGAGGCTCTAGGATTCACCTGGCATGAcacctgctttgtgtgtgcg GTCTGCTCTACTAATCTGGAAGGTCAGCCGTTCTTCTCCAAAAAAGACAAGCCTCTCTGCAAGAAACATGCCCACACTGTCAACGTGTGA
- the pdlim5b gene encoding PDZ and LIM domain protein 5b isoform X2 — MSSSYSVSLAGPAPWGFRLQGGKDFCLPLTISRLTDGGKAAKAKMCVGDIILSINGISTDSMNHLEAQNKIKACTDHLSLTLQRPSSAPEDGVPKPSVYNTPINLYSNTNACEVAMGQRRGLLESQGLSEHFNGKPDVEPGNHASPLSDASKKRLIEDTEDWHPRTGTSQSRSFRILAQLTGTENEQAPETSGKNEAVDKTTPTVHTLPSAKTYSKSAAAPKNGNVSSASTFKSPAAQNKPSFQPGGPSGFPKGGAVPSFGKVANPAPKGPDRPTPQPHPQDLNSLVQRAEHIPAGTRTPVCNKCNNVIRGPFLVAMGMSWHPEEFTCAHCHSSLADHGFVEERGQVYCERCYEQFLAPTCARCQQKILGEVMNALKQTWHVSCFICVACQQPIRGNMFHMEDGQPYCEKDYYNLFGTNCHGCDFPIEAGDKFLEALGFTWHDTCFVCAVCSTNLEGQPFFSKKDKPLCKKHAHTVNV; from the exons ctcactgatggGGGCAAGGCGGCCAAAGCCAAGATGTGTGTTGGAGACATCATTCTGTCCATCAATGGCATTTCCACAGACAGCATGAATCACCTAGAGGCCCAGAACAAGATTAAGGCCTGCACAGACCATCTCAGCCTCACTCTACAGAG ACCCTCCAGTGCCCCCGAAGATGGAGTACCTAAG CCCTCCGTCTATAACACACCTATCAACCTCTACTCCAACACCAATGCTTGTGAGGTGGCTATGGGACAGAGACGAGGTCTTTTGGAGAGCCAGGGCTTGTCAGAGCACTTCAATGG GAAACCTGACGTGGAGCCTGGAAATCATGCATCCCCACTGAGCGATGCCAGCAAGAAGCGCCTGATCGAGGACACGGAGGACTGGCACCCACGAACCGGCACCTCCCAGTCCCGCTCTTTCCGGATTCTGGCCCAGCTCACTGGCACTGAAAATG agCAAGCTCCAGAGACCAGTGGAAAGAA TGAGGCAGTTGACAAAACTACTCCCACCGTGCACACCTTGCCTTCTGCAAAAACATACTCCAAATCCGCTGCAGCACCCAAGAATGGCAACGTCAGCTCTGCTTCCACATTCAAGAGTCCAGCAGCCCAGAACAAGCCTTCCTTCCAGCCTGGAGGTCCATCAG GTTTCCCAAAGGGAGGAGCAGTGCCTTCCTTTGGCAAAGTTGCCAACCCTGCTCCCAAAGGTCCAGACCGCCCCACTCCACAGCCACATCCACAGGACCTCAACTCTCTGGTGCAGCGTGCTGAGCACATCCCAGCTGGCACACGCACTCCAGTGTGCAACAAGTGCAACAATGTCATCAG GGGCCCATTCCTTGTAGCCATGGGCATGTCATGGCATCCTGAGGAATTCACCTGTGCTCACTGCCACTCCTCCCTGGCAGACCATGGATTTGTGGAGGAGAGGGGCCAGGTGTACTGTGAACGTTGCTATGAGCAGTTCCTCGCTCCCACCTGCGCCCGCTGCCAGCAGAAGATTCTGGGA GAGGTGATGAATGCCCTGAAACAGACCTGGCACGTGTCCTGTTTCATCTGTGTTGCCTgccaacagccaatcagaggcaacATGTTTCACATGGAGGATGGACAGCCGTACTGTGAAAAAG ATTACTACAACCTGTTTGGGACCAACTGCCATGGGTGTGATTTCCCCATTGAGGCTGGGGACAAGTTCCTGGAGGCTCTAGGATTCACCTGGCATGAcacctgctttgtgtgtgcg GTCTGCTCTACTAATCTGGAAGGTCAGCCGTTCTTCTCCAAAAAAGACAAGCCTCTCTGCAAGAAACATGCCCACACTGTCAACGTGTGA
- the pdlim5b gene encoding PDZ and LIM domain protein 5b isoform X4 — protein MSSSYSVSLAGPAPWGFRLQGGKDFCLPLTISRLTDGGKAAKAKMCVGDIILSINGISTDSMNHLEAQNKIKACTDHLSLTLQRPSSAPEDGVPKEEEETDTKTPPPARLRRKPDVEPGNHASPLSDASKKRLIEDTEDWHPRTGTSQSRSFRILAQLTGTENEQAPETSGKNEAVDKTTPTVHTLPSAKTYSKSAAAPKNGNVSSASTFKSPAAQNKPSFQPGGPSGFPKGGAVPSFGKVANPAPKGPDRPTPQPHPQDLNSLVQRAEHIPAGTRTPVCNKCNNVIRGPFLVAMGMSWHPEEFTCAHCHSSLADHGFVEERGQVYCERCYEQFLAPTCARCQQKILGEVMNALKQTWHVSCFICVACQQPIRGNMFHMEDGQPYCEKDYYNLFGTNCHGCDFPIEAGDKFLEALGFTWHDTCFVCAVCSTNLEGQPFFSKKDKPLCKKHAHTVNV, from the exons ctcactgatggGGGCAAGGCGGCCAAAGCCAAGATGTGTGTTGGAGACATCATTCTGTCCATCAATGGCATTTCCACAGACAGCATGAATCACCTAGAGGCCCAGAACAAGATTAAGGCCTGCACAGACCATCTCAGCCTCACTCTACAGAG ACCCTCCAGTGCCCCCGAAGATGGAGTACCTAAG gaggaagaagagacagacacCAA AACTCCACCTCCAGCTAGACTGAGGAG GAAACCTGACGTGGAGCCTGGAAATCATGCATCCCCACTGAGCGATGCCAGCAAGAAGCGCCTGATCGAGGACACGGAGGACTGGCACCCACGAACCGGCACCTCCCAGTCCCGCTCTTTCCGGATTCTGGCCCAGCTCACTGGCACTGAAAATG agCAAGCTCCAGAGACCAGTGGAAAGAA TGAGGCAGTTGACAAAACTACTCCCACCGTGCACACCTTGCCTTCTGCAAAAACATACTCCAAATCCGCTGCAGCACCCAAGAATGGCAACGTCAGCTCTGCTTCCACATTCAAGAGTCCAGCAGCCCAGAACAAGCCTTCCTTCCAGCCTGGAGGTCCATCAG GTTTCCCAAAGGGAGGAGCAGTGCCTTCCTTTGGCAAAGTTGCCAACCCTGCTCCCAAAGGTCCAGACCGCCCCACTCCACAGCCACATCCACAGGACCTCAACTCTCTGGTGCAGCGTGCTGAGCACATCCCAGCTGGCACACGCACTCCAGTGTGCAACAAGTGCAACAATGTCATCAG GGGCCCATTCCTTGTAGCCATGGGCATGTCATGGCATCCTGAGGAATTCACCTGTGCTCACTGCCACTCCTCCCTGGCAGACCATGGATTTGTGGAGGAGAGGGGCCAGGTGTACTGTGAACGTTGCTATGAGCAGTTCCTCGCTCCCACCTGCGCCCGCTGCCAGCAGAAGATTCTGGGA GAGGTGATGAATGCCCTGAAACAGACCTGGCACGTGTCCTGTTTCATCTGTGTTGCCTgccaacagccaatcagaggcaacATGTTTCACATGGAGGATGGACAGCCGTACTGTGAAAAAG ATTACTACAACCTGTTTGGGACCAACTGCCATGGGTGTGATTTCCCCATTGAGGCTGGGGACAAGTTCCTGGAGGCTCTAGGATTCACCTGGCATGAcacctgctttgtgtgtgcg GTCTGCTCTACTAATCTGGAAGGTCAGCCGTTCTTCTCCAAAAAAGACAAGCCTCTCTGCAAGAAACATGCCCACACTGTCAACGTGTGA
- the pdlim5b gene encoding PDZ and LIM domain protein 5b isoform X3 yields MSSSYSVSLAGPAPWGFRLQGGKDFCLPLTISRLTDGGKAAKAKMCVGDIILSINGISTDSMNHLEAQNKIKACTDHLSLTLQRPSSAPEDGVPKEEEETDTNEPQRSLKTPPPARLRRKPDVEPGNHASPLSDASKKRLIEDTEDWHPRTGTSQSRSFRILAQLTGTENEQAPETSGKNEAVDKTTPTVHTLPSAKTYSKSAAAPKNGNVSSASTFKSPAAQNKPSFQPGGPSGFPKGGAVPSFGKVANPAPKGPDRPTPQPHPQDLNSLVQRAEHIPAGTRTPVCNKCNNVIRGPFLVAMGMSWHPEEFTCAHCHSSLADHGFVEERGQVYCERCYEQFLAPTCARCQQKILGEVMNALKQTWHVSCFICVACQQPIRGNMFHMEDGQPYCEKDYYNLFGTNCHGCDFPIEAGDKFLEALGFTWHDTCFVCAVCSTNLEGQPFFSKKDKPLCKKHAHTVNV; encoded by the exons ctcactgatggGGGCAAGGCGGCCAAAGCCAAGATGTGTGTTGGAGACATCATTCTGTCCATCAATGGCATTTCCACAGACAGCATGAATCACCTAGAGGCCCAGAACAAGATTAAGGCCTGCACAGACCATCTCAGCCTCACTCTACAGAG ACCCTCCAGTGCCCCCGAAGATGGAGTACCTAAG gaggaagaagagacagacacCAA TGAGCCTCAGAGAAGTCTTAA AACTCCACCTCCAGCTAGACTGAGGAG GAAACCTGACGTGGAGCCTGGAAATCATGCATCCCCACTGAGCGATGCCAGCAAGAAGCGCCTGATCGAGGACACGGAGGACTGGCACCCACGAACCGGCACCTCCCAGTCCCGCTCTTTCCGGATTCTGGCCCAGCTCACTGGCACTGAAAATG agCAAGCTCCAGAGACCAGTGGAAAGAA TGAGGCAGTTGACAAAACTACTCCCACCGTGCACACCTTGCCTTCTGCAAAAACATACTCCAAATCCGCTGCAGCACCCAAGAATGGCAACGTCAGCTCTGCTTCCACATTCAAGAGTCCAGCAGCCCAGAACAAGCCTTCCTTCCAGCCTGGAGGTCCATCAG GTTTCCCAAAGGGAGGAGCAGTGCCTTCCTTTGGCAAAGTTGCCAACCCTGCTCCCAAAGGTCCAGACCGCCCCACTCCACAGCCACATCCACAGGACCTCAACTCTCTGGTGCAGCGTGCTGAGCACATCCCAGCTGGCACACGCACTCCAGTGTGCAACAAGTGCAACAATGTCATCAG GGGCCCATTCCTTGTAGCCATGGGCATGTCATGGCATCCTGAGGAATTCACCTGTGCTCACTGCCACTCCTCCCTGGCAGACCATGGATTTGTGGAGGAGAGGGGCCAGGTGTACTGTGAACGTTGCTATGAGCAGTTCCTCGCTCCCACCTGCGCCCGCTGCCAGCAGAAGATTCTGGGA GAGGTGATGAATGCCCTGAAACAGACCTGGCACGTGTCCTGTTTCATCTGTGTTGCCTgccaacagccaatcagaggcaacATGTTTCACATGGAGGATGGACAGCCGTACTGTGAAAAAG ATTACTACAACCTGTTTGGGACCAACTGCCATGGGTGTGATTTCCCCATTGAGGCTGGGGACAAGTTCCTGGAGGCTCTAGGATTCACCTGGCATGAcacctgctttgtgtgtgcg GTCTGCTCTACTAATCTGGAAGGTCAGCCGTTCTTCTCCAAAAAAGACAAGCCTCTCTGCAAGAAACATGCCCACACTGTCAACGTGTGA